The following proteins are co-located in the Theropithecus gelada isolate Dixy chromosome 19, Tgel_1.0, whole genome shotgun sequence genome:
- the DPF1 gene encoding zinc finger protein neuro-d4 isoform X5 has product MATAIQNPLKSLGEDFYREAIEHCRSYNARLCAERSLRLPFLDSQTGVAQNNCYIWMEKTHRGPGLAPGQIYTYPARCWRKKRRLNILEDPRLRPCEYKIDCEAPLKKEGGLPEGPVLEALLCAETGEKKIELKEEETIMDCQQLLEFPHDLEVEDLEDDIPRRKNRAKGKAYGIGGLRKRQDTASLEDRDKPYVCDICGKRYKNRPGLSYHYTHTHLAEEEGEENAERHALPFHRKNNHKPKKAPDGTVIPNGYCDFCLGGSKKTGCPEDLISCADCGRSGHPSCLQFTVNMTAAVRTYRWQCIECKSCSLCGTSENDDQLLFCDDCDRGYHMYCLSPPMAEPPEGSWSCHLCLRHLKEKASAYITLT; this is encoded by the exons ATGGCTACCGCCATTCAGAACCCGCTCAAGTC CCTAGGCGAGGACTTCTACCGCGAGGCCATCGAGCACTGCCGCAGCTACAACGCGCGCCTGTGTGCGGAGCGCAGCCTGCGACTGCCCTTCCTCGACTCGCAGACCGGCGTGGCCCAGAACAACTGCTACATCTGGATGGAGAAGACCCACCGCGGGCCGG GTTTGGCCCCGGGACAGATTTACACGTACCCCGCCCGCTGTTGGAGGAAGAAACGGAGACTCAACATCCTGGAGGACCCCAGACTCAGGCCCTGCGAGTACAAGATCG ACTGTGAAGCACCCCTGAAGAAGGAGGGTGGCCTCCCTGAAGGGCCCGTCCTCGAGGCTCTGCTGTGTGCAGAGACGGGGGAGAAGAAGATTgagctgaaggaggaggagacCATTATGGACTGTCAG CAGTTGCTGGAGTTTCCGCATGATCTCGAGGTGGAAGACTTGGAGGATGACATTCCCAGGAGGAAGAACAGGGCCAAAGGAAAG GCATATGGCATCGGGGGTCTTCGGAAACGCCAGGACACCGCTTCCCTGGAGGACCGAGACAAGCCGTATGTCTGTGATA TCTGTGGGAAACGGTATAAGAACCGGCCGGGGCTCAGCTACCACTACACCCACACCCACCTggctgaggaggagggggaggagaacgCCGAACGCCACGCCCTGCCCTTCCACCGGAAAAACAACCATAAAC CCAAGAAGGCGCCCGATGGCACTGTCATCCCCAACGGCTACTGTGACTTCTGCCTGGGGGGCTCCAAGAAGACGGGGTGTCCCGAGGACCTCATCTCCTGTGCAGACTGTGGGCGATCAG GACACCCCTCATGTTTACAATTCACGGTGAACATGACGGCAGCTGTGCGGACCTACCGCTGGCAGTGCATTGAGTGCAAATCCTGCAGCCTGTGCGGAACCTCCGAGAACGAC GACCAGCTGCTGTTTTGTGACGACTGCGATCGGGGTTACCACATGtactgcctcagcccccccatGGCGGAGCCCCCGGAAG GGAGCTGGAGCTGTCACCTCTGTCTTCGGCACCTGAAGGAAAAGGCTTCCGCTTACATCACCCTCACCTAG
- the DPF1 gene encoding zinc finger protein neuro-d4 isoform X2: MGGLSARPTAGRTDPAGTCWGQDPGSKMATVIPGPLSLGEDFYREAIEHCRSYNARLCAERSLRLPFLDSQTGVAQNNCYIWMEKTHRGPGLAPGQIYTYPARCWRKKRRLNILEDPRLRPCEYKIDCEAPLKKEGGLPEGPVLEALLCAETGEKKIELKEEETIMDCQKQQLLEFPHDLEVEDLEDDIPRRKNRAKGKAYGIGGLRKRQDTASLEDRDKPYVCDICGKRYKNRPGLSYHYTHTHLAEEEGEENAERHALPFHRKNNHKQFYKELAWVPEAQRKHTAKKAPDGTVIPNGYCDFCLGGSKKTGCPEDLISCADCGRSGHPSCLQFTVNMTAAVRTYRWQCIECKSCSLCGTSENDDQLLFCDDCDRGYHMYCLSPPMAEPPEGSWSCHLCLRHLKEKASAYITLT; encoded by the exons ATGGGCGGCCTCAGCGCCCGCCCGACCGCCGGGAGGACCGACCCGGCGGGGACCTGCTGGGGGCAGGACCCGGGGAGCAAGATGGCCACTGTCATCCCTGGCCCCCTGAG CCTAGGCGAGGACTTCTACCGCGAGGCCATCGAGCACTGCCGCAGCTACAACGCGCGCCTGTGTGCGGAGCGCAGCCTGCGACTGCCCTTCCTCGACTCGCAGACCGGCGTGGCCCAGAACAACTGCTACATCTGGATGGAGAAGACCCACCGCGGGCCGG GTTTGGCCCCGGGACAGATTTACACGTACCCCGCCCGCTGTTGGAGGAAGAAACGGAGACTCAACATCCTGGAGGACCCCAGACTCAGGCCCTGCGAGTACAAGATCG ACTGTGAAGCACCCCTGAAGAAGGAGGGTGGCCTCCCTGAAGGGCCCGTCCTCGAGGCTCTGCTGTGTGCAGAGACGGGGGAGAAGAAGATTgagctgaaggaggaggagacCATTATGGACTGTCAG AAACAGCAGTTGCTGGAGTTTCCGCATGATCTCGAGGTGGAAGACTTGGAGGATGACATTCCCAGGAGGAAGAACAGGGCCAAAGGAAAG GCATATGGCATCGGGGGTCTTCGGAAACGCCAGGACACCGCTTCCCTGGAGGACCGAGACAAGCCGTATGTCTGTGATA TCTGTGGGAAACGGTATAAGAACCGGCCGGGGCTCAGCTACCACTACACCCACACCCACCTggctgaggaggagggggaggagaacgCCGAACGCCACGCCCTGCCCTTCCACCGGAAAAACAACCATAAAC AGTTTTACAAAGAATTGGCCTGGGTCCCTGAGGCACAAAGGAAACACACAG CCAAGAAGGCGCCCGATGGCACTGTCATCCCCAACGGCTACTGTGACTTCTGCCTGGGGGGCTCCAAGAAGACGGGGTGTCCCGAGGACCTCATCTCCTGTGCAGACTGTGGGCGATCAG GACACCCCTCATGTTTACAATTCACGGTGAACATGACGGCAGCTGTGCGGACCTACCGCTGGCAGTGCATTGAGTGCAAATCCTGCAGCCTGTGCGGAACCTCCGAGAACGAC GACCAGCTGCTGTTTTGTGACGACTGCGATCGGGGTTACCACATGtactgcctcagcccccccatGGCGGAGCCCCCGGAAG GGAGCTGGAGCTGTCACCTCTGTCTTCGGCACCTGAAGGAAAAGGCTTCCGCTTACATCACCCTCACCTAG
- the DPF1 gene encoding zinc finger protein neuro-d4 isoform X3 translates to MATAIQNPLKSLGEDFYREAIEHCRSYNARLCAERSLRLPFLDSQTGVAQNNCYIWMEKTHRGPGLAPGQIYTYPARCWRKKRRLNILEDPRLRPCEYKIDCEAPLKKEGGLPEGPVLEALLCAETGEKKIELKEEETIMDCQKQQLLEFPHDLEVEDLEDDIPRRKNRAKGKAYGIGGLRKRQDTASLEDRDKPYVCDICGKRYKNRPGLSYHYTHTHLAEEEGEENAERHALPFHRKNNHKQFYKELAWVPEAQRKHTAKKAPDGTVIPNGYCDFCLGGSKKTGCPEDLISCADCGRSGHPSCLQFTVNMTAAVRTYRWQCIECKSCSLCGTSENDDQLLFCDDCDRGYHMYCLSPPMAEPPEGSWSCHLCLRHLKEKASAYITLT, encoded by the exons ATGGCTACCGCCATTCAGAACCCGCTCAAGTC CCTAGGCGAGGACTTCTACCGCGAGGCCATCGAGCACTGCCGCAGCTACAACGCGCGCCTGTGTGCGGAGCGCAGCCTGCGACTGCCCTTCCTCGACTCGCAGACCGGCGTGGCCCAGAACAACTGCTACATCTGGATGGAGAAGACCCACCGCGGGCCGG GTTTGGCCCCGGGACAGATTTACACGTACCCCGCCCGCTGTTGGAGGAAGAAACGGAGACTCAACATCCTGGAGGACCCCAGACTCAGGCCCTGCGAGTACAAGATCG ACTGTGAAGCACCCCTGAAGAAGGAGGGTGGCCTCCCTGAAGGGCCCGTCCTCGAGGCTCTGCTGTGTGCAGAGACGGGGGAGAAGAAGATTgagctgaaggaggaggagacCATTATGGACTGTCAG AAACAGCAGTTGCTGGAGTTTCCGCATGATCTCGAGGTGGAAGACTTGGAGGATGACATTCCCAGGAGGAAGAACAGGGCCAAAGGAAAG GCATATGGCATCGGGGGTCTTCGGAAACGCCAGGACACCGCTTCCCTGGAGGACCGAGACAAGCCGTATGTCTGTGATA TCTGTGGGAAACGGTATAAGAACCGGCCGGGGCTCAGCTACCACTACACCCACACCCACCTggctgaggaggagggggaggagaacgCCGAACGCCACGCCCTGCCCTTCCACCGGAAAAACAACCATAAAC AGTTTTACAAAGAATTGGCCTGGGTCCCTGAGGCACAAAGGAAACACACAG CCAAGAAGGCGCCCGATGGCACTGTCATCCCCAACGGCTACTGTGACTTCTGCCTGGGGGGCTCCAAGAAGACGGGGTGTCCCGAGGACCTCATCTCCTGTGCAGACTGTGGGCGATCAG GACACCCCTCATGTTTACAATTCACGGTGAACATGACGGCAGCTGTGCGGACCTACCGCTGGCAGTGCATTGAGTGCAAATCCTGCAGCCTGTGCGGAACCTCCGAGAACGAC GACCAGCTGCTGTTTTGTGACGACTGCGATCGGGGTTACCACATGtactgcctcagcccccccatGGCGGAGCCCCCGGAAG GGAGCTGGAGCTGTCACCTCTGTCTTCGGCACCTGAAGGAAAAGGCTTCCGCTTACATCACCCTCACCTAG
- the DPF1 gene encoding zinc finger protein neuro-d4 isoform X6 gives MEKTHRGPGLAPGQIYTYPARCWRKKRRLNILEDPRLRPCEYKIDCEAPLKKEGGLPEGPVLEALLCAETGEKKIELKEEETIMDCQKQQLLEFPHDLEVEDLEDDIPRRKNRAKGKAYGIGGLRKRQDTASLEDRDKPYVCDICGKRYKNRPGLSYHYTHTHLAEEEGEENAERHALPFHRKNNHKQFYKELAWVPEAQRKHTAKKAPDGTVIPNGYCDFCLGGSKKTGCPEDLISCADCGRSGHPSCLQFTVNMTAAVRTYRWQCIECKSCSLCGTSENDDQLLFCDDCDRGYHMYCLSPPMAEPPEGSWSCHLCLRHLKEKASAYITLT, from the exons ATGGAGAAGACCCACCGCGGGCCGG GTTTGGCCCCGGGACAGATTTACACGTACCCCGCCCGCTGTTGGAGGAAGAAACGGAGACTCAACATCCTGGAGGACCCCAGACTCAGGCCCTGCGAGTACAAGATCG ACTGTGAAGCACCCCTGAAGAAGGAGGGTGGCCTCCCTGAAGGGCCCGTCCTCGAGGCTCTGCTGTGTGCAGAGACGGGGGAGAAGAAGATTgagctgaaggaggaggagacCATTATGGACTGTCAG AAACAGCAGTTGCTGGAGTTTCCGCATGATCTCGAGGTGGAAGACTTGGAGGATGACATTCCCAGGAGGAAGAACAGGGCCAAAGGAAAG GCATATGGCATCGGGGGTCTTCGGAAACGCCAGGACACCGCTTCCCTGGAGGACCGAGACAAGCCGTATGTCTGTGATA TCTGTGGGAAACGGTATAAGAACCGGCCGGGGCTCAGCTACCACTACACCCACACCCACCTggctgaggaggagggggaggagaacgCCGAACGCCACGCCCTGCCCTTCCACCGGAAAAACAACCATAAAC AGTTTTACAAAGAATTGGCCTGGGTCCCTGAGGCACAAAGGAAACACACAG CCAAGAAGGCGCCCGATGGCACTGTCATCCCCAACGGCTACTGTGACTTCTGCCTGGGGGGCTCCAAGAAGACGGGGTGTCCCGAGGACCTCATCTCCTGTGCAGACTGTGGGCGATCAG GACACCCCTCATGTTTACAATTCACGGTGAACATGACGGCAGCTGTGCGGACCTACCGCTGGCAGTGCATTGAGTGCAAATCCTGCAGCCTGTGCGGAACCTCCGAGAACGAC GACCAGCTGCTGTTTTGTGACGACTGCGATCGGGGTTACCACATGtactgcctcagcccccccatGGCGGAGCCCCCGGAAG GGAGCTGGAGCTGTCACCTCTGTCTTCGGCACCTGAAGGAAAAGGCTTCCGCTTACATCACCCTCACCTAG
- the DPF1 gene encoding zinc finger protein neuro-d4 isoform X4, protein MGGLSARPTAGRTDPAGTCWGQDPGSKMATVIPGPLSLGEDFYREAIEHCRSYNARLCAERSLRLPFLDSQTGVAQNNCYIWMEKTHRGPGLAPGQIYTYPARCWRKKRRLNILEDPRLRPCEYKIDCEAPLKKEGGLPEGPVLEALLCAETGEKKIELKEEETIMDCQKQQLLEFPHDLEVEDLEDDIPRRKNRAKGKAYGIGGLRKRQDTASLEDRDKPYVCDKFYKELAWVPEAQRKHTAKKAPDGTVIPNGYCDFCLGGSKKTGCPEDLISCADCGRSGHPSCLQFTVNMTAAVRTYRWQCIECKSCSLCGTSENDGASWAGLTPQDQLLFCDDCDRGYHMYCLSPPMAEPPEGSWSCHLCLRHLKEKASAYITLT, encoded by the exons ATGGGCGGCCTCAGCGCCCGCCCGACCGCCGGGAGGACCGACCCGGCGGGGACCTGCTGGGGGCAGGACCCGGGGAGCAAGATGGCCACTGTCATCCCTGGCCCCCTGAG CCTAGGCGAGGACTTCTACCGCGAGGCCATCGAGCACTGCCGCAGCTACAACGCGCGCCTGTGTGCGGAGCGCAGCCTGCGACTGCCCTTCCTCGACTCGCAGACCGGCGTGGCCCAGAACAACTGCTACATCTGGATGGAGAAGACCCACCGCGGGCCGG GTTTGGCCCCGGGACAGATTTACACGTACCCCGCCCGCTGTTGGAGGAAGAAACGGAGACTCAACATCCTGGAGGACCCCAGACTCAGGCCCTGCGAGTACAAGATCG ACTGTGAAGCACCCCTGAAGAAGGAGGGTGGCCTCCCTGAAGGGCCCGTCCTCGAGGCTCTGCTGTGTGCAGAGACGGGGGAGAAGAAGATTgagctgaaggaggaggagacCATTATGGACTGTCAG AAACAGCAGTTGCTGGAGTTTCCGCATGATCTCGAGGTGGAAGACTTGGAGGATGACATTCCCAGGAGGAAGAACAGGGCCAAAGGAAAG GCATATGGCATCGGGGGTCTTCGGAAACGCCAGGACACCGCTTCCCTGGAGGACCGAGACAAGCCGTATGTCTGTGATA AGTTTTACAAAGAATTGGCCTGGGTCCCTGAGGCACAAAGGAAACACACAG CCAAGAAGGCGCCCGATGGCACTGTCATCCCCAACGGCTACTGTGACTTCTGCCTGGGGGGCTCCAAGAAGACGGGGTGTCCCGAGGACCTCATCTCCTGTGCAGACTGTGGGCGATCAG GACACCCCTCATGTTTACAATTCACGGTGAACATGACGGCAGCTGTGCGGACCTACCGCTGGCAGTGCATTGAGTGCAAATCCTGCAGCCTGTGCGGAACCTCCGAGAACGAC GGTGCCAGCTGGGCGGGTCTCACCCCCCAGGACCAGCTGCTGTTTTGTGACGACTGCGATCGGGGTTACCACATGtactgcctcagcccccccatGGCGGAGCCCCCGGAAG GGAGCTGGAGCTGTCACCTCTGTCTTCGGCACCTGAAGGAAAAGGCTTCCGCTTACATCACCCTCACCTAG
- the DPF1 gene encoding zinc finger protein neuro-d4 isoform X1, translating into MGGLSARPTAGRTDPAGTCWGQDPGSKMATVIPGPLSLGEDFYREAIEHCRSYNARLCAERSLRLPFLDSQTGVAQNNCYIWMEKTHRGPGLAPGQIYTYPARCWRKKRRLNILEDPRLRPCEYKIDCEAPLKKEGGLPEGPVLEALLCAETGEKKIELKEEETIMDCQKQQLLEFPHDLEVEDLEDDIPRRKNRAKGKAYGIGGLRKRQDTASLEDRDKPYVCDICGKRYKNRPGLSYHYTHTHLAEEEGEENAERHALPFHRKNNHKQFYKELAWVPEAQRKHTAKKAPDGTVIPNGYCDFCLGGSKKTGCPEDLISCADCGRSGHPSCLQFTVNMTAAVRTYRWQCIECKSCSLCGTSENDGASWAGLTPQDQLLFCDDCDRGYHMYCLSPPMAEPPEGSWSCHLCLRHLKEKASAYITLT; encoded by the exons ATGGGCGGCCTCAGCGCCCGCCCGACCGCCGGGAGGACCGACCCGGCGGGGACCTGCTGGGGGCAGGACCCGGGGAGCAAGATGGCCACTGTCATCCCTGGCCCCCTGAG CCTAGGCGAGGACTTCTACCGCGAGGCCATCGAGCACTGCCGCAGCTACAACGCGCGCCTGTGTGCGGAGCGCAGCCTGCGACTGCCCTTCCTCGACTCGCAGACCGGCGTGGCCCAGAACAACTGCTACATCTGGATGGAGAAGACCCACCGCGGGCCGG GTTTGGCCCCGGGACAGATTTACACGTACCCCGCCCGCTGTTGGAGGAAGAAACGGAGACTCAACATCCTGGAGGACCCCAGACTCAGGCCCTGCGAGTACAAGATCG ACTGTGAAGCACCCCTGAAGAAGGAGGGTGGCCTCCCTGAAGGGCCCGTCCTCGAGGCTCTGCTGTGTGCAGAGACGGGGGAGAAGAAGATTgagctgaaggaggaggagacCATTATGGACTGTCAG AAACAGCAGTTGCTGGAGTTTCCGCATGATCTCGAGGTGGAAGACTTGGAGGATGACATTCCCAGGAGGAAGAACAGGGCCAAAGGAAAG GCATATGGCATCGGGGGTCTTCGGAAACGCCAGGACACCGCTTCCCTGGAGGACCGAGACAAGCCGTATGTCTGTGATA TCTGTGGGAAACGGTATAAGAACCGGCCGGGGCTCAGCTACCACTACACCCACACCCACCTggctgaggaggagggggaggagaacgCCGAACGCCACGCCCTGCCCTTCCACCGGAAAAACAACCATAAAC AGTTTTACAAAGAATTGGCCTGGGTCCCTGAGGCACAAAGGAAACACACAG CCAAGAAGGCGCCCGATGGCACTGTCATCCCCAACGGCTACTGTGACTTCTGCCTGGGGGGCTCCAAGAAGACGGGGTGTCCCGAGGACCTCATCTCCTGTGCAGACTGTGGGCGATCAG GACACCCCTCATGTTTACAATTCACGGTGAACATGACGGCAGCTGTGCGGACCTACCGCTGGCAGTGCATTGAGTGCAAATCCTGCAGCCTGTGCGGAACCTCCGAGAACGAC GGTGCCAGCTGGGCGGGTCTCACCCCCCAGGACCAGCTGCTGTTTTGTGACGACTGCGATCGGGGTTACCACATGtactgcctcagcccccccatGGCGGAGCCCCCGGAAG GGAGCTGGAGCTGTCACCTCTGTCTTCGGCACCTGAAGGAAAAGGCTTCCGCTTACATCACCCTCACCTAG